The Ostrinia nubilalis chromosome 17, ilOstNubi1.1, whole genome shotgun sequence genome contains a region encoding:
- the LOC135080165 gene encoding carboxylic ester hydrolase-like: protein MGLDSKDPHEIHKFFMNSSDSDLVVARVPRLEGTTIMLSEIQFSPCAEKIIEGEEAFLTDLPYNILVNGKYNKVPMIIGSNTEEGLLFAGMENTHYLEKVDYEMVFPKDLEIPSDEVRKDVAQKVKKLYMGENEISVKTIPQISKLYGEPFNNYPPVEETNLIMQTSEQPVWHYLFGYEGRRNILKLSVGSHNASGATHGDELFYLFSQEIIPTLFETDMIQKMTTLWTNFAKYGDPTPETSELLPVKWSPVAPDHQRALYIDREIKTVPLWYTESLIFWRDLYAKYRRSLDF from the exons ATGGGTCTTGATAGCAAAGATCCTCATGAAATACATAAGTTTTTTATGAACAGTAGTGATTCAGATTTGGTGGTAGCAAGAGTGCCAAGATTAGAAGGCACTACAATAATGTTATCAGAAATACAATTCTCGCCGTGTGCTGAGAAAATTATAGAAGGAGAAGAAGCTTTTTTGACAGATTTGCCTTACAATATCTTAGTGAATGGAAAATACAATAAAGTGCCTATGATTATAGGATCTAATACAGAAGAAGGATTGTTATTTGCTGGTATGGAGAACACACATTATTTAGAAAAAGTCGATTACGAAATGGTGTTTCCAAAAGACTTGGAAATTCCATCTGACGAAGTACGGAAAGATGTAGCTCAAAAAGTGAAGAAGCTGTACATGGGTGAAAACGAGATATCAGTAAAGACCATACCACAGATATCCAAATTATATGGGGAGCCATTTAATAACTACCCTCCGGTAGAAGAAACGAATCTCATAATGCAGACGAGTGAGCAGCCAGTGTGGCATTACCTATTTGGTTATGAGGGTAGAAGGAACATATTGAAGTTGAGTGTGGGCTCTCATAACGCGAGTGGCGCCACGCACGGCGacgagttattttatttatttagtcaaGAAATCATACCCACACTTTTTGAAACAGACATGATTCAGAAAATGACGACGTTATGGACGAATTTTGCTAAATACGG TGATCCAACGCCAGAAACCAGTGAGCTATTACCAGTGAAGTGGTCACCAGTGGCACCAGATCACCAACGCGCCCTCTACATTGACAGAGAGATCAAAACCGTACCTCTATGGTACACAGAATCTCTTATTTTCTGGAGAGACTTGTACGCAAAGTATCGGAGATCGTTAGACTTTTaa
- the LOC135080122 gene encoding esterase FE4-like — protein sequence MRARGKWVVLWALWAARLVRQPTPPVRVSGGWLRGSVSPDGSHARYLAIPYATVQQRFQAPGPEPKWDGVFEAIDDHIRCTQTWSLGSKYTNGQEDCLILNVYTPLYTNNEPEKPLPVMVFIHGGAFFRRSASRFVYGPDYLISKGVVLVTFNYRLHVQGFLCLGIKEAPGNAGMKDQVAALKWVQRNIRAFGGDPDNVTIFGESAGGASVALHVLSPMSKGLFHKAIAQSGSALSGFVFQFDQVLQASLHAKAMGLDSEDPHEIHKFFMNSSDSDLVVAKVPRLEGTTIMLSEIQFSPCAEKIIEGEEPFLTDLPYNILVDGKYNKVPMIIGSNTEEGLLFAGMENTHYLDKVDYEMVFPKDLEFPSDEVRKDVAQKVKKLYMGENEISAKTIPQISKLYGEPFNNYPPVEETNLIMQTSEQPVWHYLFGYEGRRNILKLSVGSHNASGATHGDELFYLFSQEIIPTLFETDMIQKMTTLWTNFAKYGDPTPEISELLPVKWSPVTPDDQRALYIDREIKTVPLWYTESLIFWRDLYAKYRRSLDF from the exons ATGCGCGCTCGCGGCAAGTGGGTGGTGCTGTGGGCGCTGTGGGCGGCGCGGCTGGTGCGGCAGCCGACGCCGCCGGTGCGCGTGAGCGGCGGCTGGCTGCGCGGCTCCGTCTCTCCCGACGGCTCGCACGCGCGTTATCTCGCCATTCCCTACGCCACTGTACAACAGCGATTTCAG GCACCCGGTCCTGAGCCCAAATGGGATGGAGTATTTGAAGCGATTGACGACCACATACGCTGTACACAAACGTGGTCTCTCGGGTCAAAATACACGAACGGCCAGGAAGATTGCTTGATTCTCAATGTTTACACACCTTTGTACACAAATAATGAACCAGAAAAACCTTTGCCAGTCATGGTCTTTATCCATGGAGGAGCATTTTTCCGACGGTCAGCGTCAAGGTTCGTGTATGGTCCAGACTATTTAATAAGTAAAGGAGTTGTGCTAGTCACTTTCAACTACAGGCTACATGTTCAAGGGTTTTTGTGCTTGGGCATCAAGGAAGCCCCAGGGAACGCAGGCATGAAAGACCAAGTAGCAGCGTTGAAGTGGGTACAAAGGAACATCAGGGCGTTCGGCGGTGACCCTGATAATGTAACCATTTTTGGCGAGAGTGCTGGAGGAGCTTCTGTCGCTTTGCACGTCCTTTCGCCAATGTCCAAGGGCCTCTTCCATAAAGCTATCGCGCAAAGTGGCTCTGCTCTGTCAGGTTTTGTCTTCCAATTCGATCAAGTCCTTCAGGCCAGTTTGCATGCCAAAGCAATGGGTCTTGATAGCGAAGATCCTCATGAAATACATAAGTTTTTTATGAACAGTAGTGATTCAGATTTGGTCGTAGCAAAAGTGCCAAGATTAGAAGGCACTACAATAATGTTATCAGAAATACAATTCTCGCCGTGTGCTGAGAAAATTATAGAAGGAGAAGAACCTTTTTTGACAGATTTGCCTTACAATATCTTAGTTGATGGAAAATACAATAAAGTGCCTATGATTATAGGATCTAATACAGAAGAAGGATTGTTATTTGCTGGTATGGAGAACACACATTATTTAGACAAAGTCGATTACGAAATGGTGTTTCCAAAAGACTTGGAATTTCCATCTGACGAAGTACGGAAAGATGTAGCTCAAAAAGTGAAAAAACTGTACATGGGTGAAAACGAGATATCAGCAAAGACCATACCACAGATATCCAAATTATACGGGGAGCCATTTAATAACTACCCTCCGGTAGAAGAAACGAATCTCATAATGCAGACGAGTGAGCAGCCAGTGTGGCATTACCTATTTGGTTATGAGGGTAGAAGGAACATATTGAAGCTGAGTGTCGGCTCTCATAACGCGAGTGGCGCCACACATGGAGacgagttattttatttatttagtcaaGAAATCATACCCACACTCTTTGAAACGGATATGATCCAGAAAATGACGACGTTATGGACGAATTTTGCTAAATACGG TGATCCAACGCCAGAAATCAGTGAGCTATTACCAGTGAAGTGGTCACCAGTGACTCCAGATGACCAACGCGCCCTCTACATTGACAGAGAGATCAAAACCGTACCTCTATGGTATACAGAATCTCTTATTTTTTGGAGAGACTTGTACGCAAAGTATCGAAGATCATTAGACTTTTAa